AAAAAGGTCATTCCAGAGAGGAGGAAGCCATGGACGCTTTTCAACGCTTGACTCAGGTGGTGCGCAAGCAGCATGAAGAGGGCGAGTTGCCCGATTTTATTGTTCCGCTGCTCATGAAGGTGGCGCAGCATCCGGAAGATTTCGCCGGCCGTGAGGAGTTGGTGGCCAAACTGGCGGAACGGGTGGATCAATATGAGACCTACTCGGAGATGTGCTGTGAAAAGATAGGTTTCGGCCTGGAGGATATCCACCGGACGCTCGATGAGCTGCGGGTGCGTTATTGATATCCCCCGGGCGGCCGATTTGACCCTCGCGCCTGATTATGTTACCTTATGGGTTCTGTGGCGGCGCCGTTCCCCGGCGTTCCGACCCTAGACCCGCTCATGAGGTGGACCGTGCAGGCCCGTTCTGTACGGAACGAACCCTCTCTCTCTGGGGCAGCACTGGCTTGAAACGTTCCGTTTCAAGACCGGGTGCGGGTGGCCCCATCCTTCGCCAGAAATAATCTTCTTTACGCGTGTTGCGCGCGACCTGTCCTATTGCTGATCACTCTGTGAAGATGGTCGGTTCCTCCTGTCTGAAGCCTCCTGTTGATGCGGGTGGTTTTTCGGATTCTCCCTTTCCCTTGTGGTCGCAGTCGCGCCGGCACGAGTTATTCATCTGCCGGATGGCCCCTGCAGGCCTGATTTTGCCTGAGACCTTGGCCATCCCGACAACAGGAAAGGACGCTATGAAGAACCAGGCCATGAAACAGCAAGAGGACGAAGTGATCAACTGGCAGGACCAGATGAAGAATTTCGTCAATACCATCGACCGGGTGAAAGAATATGTGAACCTCACCCCGGAAGAAGAAGAGGTGCTGCGCAACAACAAAACAGTGTGGGGGGCGACGCCCCATTATGCTTCATTGATGGACCCGGACGATCCCGCCTGCCCCATCCGCCGCCAGATCATCCCCTCCCGACAGGAGCAGGAAAACCGCTTCGGCATGGATGATTACCTGATGTGGAAGGAGAATCGCGCCACTGACGAGGTGCGTCCCGACAGTATCGCCCGCCAGTACCAGAACCGTGTCGCCTTTACCGTCACCCAGACCTGCGGCATCTATTGCCGGCACTGCTTCCGTAAGGAACTGGTGGTGGACGGCTCCCTCTCCCTGGACTTCAATGTCGACGAGGGGCTGCAATGGATCGCCGAGCATCCCGAGGTGCGCGACGTGCTCATCACCGGCGGTGACCCCTTCCTGCTCTCCGACGAGCAGATCGACTATCTCATCCGCAAGCTGCGCGAGCTGCCCCACATCGAGATGATCCGTTTCGGTACGCGCACCCCCATTGTGCTGCCGCAGCGCATCACCCCCTCGCTCATGAAGGTGCTTGGCGGCTTTCACAAGGTACCCATCTGGATCAACACCCAGTGCAACCACCCCCGGGAACTCACCGAGGAGACGGCGCGGGCTGTCTACAACCTGCTGAGCTGCGGCGTCAATGTGGGTAACCAAGCCGTGCTGCTCAAAGGAATCAATGACGATGTGGAGACCTTCCGCGAGCTGCATGAGAAGCTGCTGGCCACCCGTATCCGCCCCTACTACGTCTTCTACTGCGAGGCGGCGCCGGGCATCGATCATTTCCGCACCCCGGTGGAGAAGGGCTCGCAGCTGATCCGGGACGCTCTGCGTGGCCACACCACCGGCCTGGCCCAGCCCATGCACGTCATCGCCACCAATATCGGCAAGATTCCCCTGATGCCTGATTATTACATCCAGGGGAAAAACGACAAGGAATACACCCTGCGAAACCATCGGGGCGATACGACGACGATTCCCAATGTGCCCGAATAAGGGAGGGTCTGTTTAATTATAGGTGAAAGGAGAGTTGCTTTTGGAAATCAAGGTCATTGACGGCAATCTGGTCAAAGCCATGAAAGTCATGAAGCGTAAACTTCAGCAGGAAGGCTTGTTCCGCGACATGAAGGCGCGGCGCTTTTATGAGAAACCCAGTGTCAAGCGCAAGCGCAAGCAGAAGGAAGCCCTGCGGCGCGAGCGCAAGCGCCTGAGCAAGTTGAAGCGTTTTTATTAAATCCGCACTTCCAAGGGAGCGCCGCTAGCCGCGGCGTTCCCTTTTTTTGTGGTCGGATTGTTGGCGGCCTGTCTGCTTTGGGTTAGAATGGGAGCAGTTTTGTACAGTCGCTTGCTCCCCTTTCCCCCGGCAGGAGATTTCCATGGGTTATGTCTACCTCAATGGCCGTTTTGTCGAGAGCGAACAGGCCACGGTTTCTGTCTTCGACCAGGGTTTCCTTTATGGTGACGGCATCTTCGAGAGCTTCCGTTCCGTCGGCGACCGGCTCTACCAGTTCGCCCAGCACTACCAGCGCCTGCTGCAGTCGGCTGAAGCCCTCTGCTATCCCCTGACGTTTTCTCAGACAGAACTGGAGGATATCCTGCTGGAGCTGCGGCGGAAGAATGGCTTGAACGATGCCTATTACCGTATCACCATCACCCGCGGCAAGGGGCAGATTGGCTTTCAGCGCGACATGAACAACGACCTGACCTGCCTGGTAGTGGGGACGGAATTCAAGGGCTTCGACCCCATCCACTACCGGCAGGGCATCCCCCTGCGGGTGGCCCATACCCGTCGCAACGCCCCCGAGGCGATCAGTCCCAAAATCAAATCGATCAGCAACCTCAACAGCCTGCTCGGCAAACTGGAAGCCCGGGCCGCCGGGGCCTTTGAGGTCATCATGCTCAACAACCGCGGCCATATCTGCGAAGGTGCTTCGTCGAACATCTTCTGGGCCAAAGATGACTGGATCTTCACCCCCGACGTCTCCACCGGTCTGCTGGAGGGAGTGACCCGCTCCACCATCATGCGTCTGTGCGAAGAGGTGCTCAACCTGCGGGTGATTACCGGCGAATTTCGCCTGCAGGACCTGAAGTTCTCCGACGAAGTCTTCATCACCTCCACTTCCCTGGAGGTCATGCCGGTGGTGCGGGTTGACGACTTCACCATCAAGCAGGGCCTTGCCGGCCCCATCGCCCACCGCCTGCGGCAGGAGCTGCACCGGGATATGGGCAAGGAGAGCTGACCTTCTTTTCCCTTTTCAACCAGCGGGCGATTTTTTCTGTCGATGCGATTGCGTCCGAGGGTAAAGTCTGCCATATTACCGGGTTAAATCCGTCAACGATGATGAAATGATTTCAGGAGATTCCGATGCCCCAACGCAACGATGTGAAGAAAGTTCTGATTATCGGTTCCGGCCCGATCGTGATCGGTCAGGCCTGTGAATTCGATTATTCCGGCACCCAGGCCTGCAAGGCTCTGCGCAAGCTCGGTTACCGGATCGTACTGGTCAATTCCAATCCGGCCACCATCATGACCGACCCGGGCATGGCCGATGCCACCTATATCGAACCGCTCAACGTCGAGCGCCTCACCGAGATCATCGAAAAAGAGCGCCCCGACGCCCTGCTCCCCAACCTCGGCGGCCAGACCGCTCTCAACCTTTCCAGCGAGCTGGCCCGGCGCGGCATTCTCGACCGGTGCGGGGTGCGGGTCATTGGCGTCAATTTGGATGCCATCAAGCGCGGCGAAGACCGGGAGACTTTCAAGGAAACCATGGCCGGCCTAGGTATTGAAACACCGCGCAGCGAGATTGCCACCACCCTGGAGCAGGCCCAGGAGATCATCGGCCGCATCGGTCTGCCGGTGGTCATCCGTCCCGCCTACACCATGGGCGGCACCGGCGGCGGCTTCGCCTACAACCTGGAAGAGTTCGAGACCATCGTCAGCCGCGGGCTGGCGGCCAGTCCGGTGAGCCAAGTGCTCATCGAAGAATCGATTCTCGGTTGGGAGGAGCTGGAGCTCGAGGTGGTGCGCGACGCCAAGAACCAGAAAATCACCGTCTGCTTCATCGAGAACGTCGATGCCGTCGGCGTGCACACCGGCGACTCCTTCTGCACCGCGCCGATGCTGACCATCGACGCCGACCTGCAGGCCCGTCTGCAGGACTACGCCTACCGCATCGTCGATGCCATCGAGGTCATCGGCGGGACCAACGTGCAGTTCGCCTACGATCCCAAGAGCGGGCGCGTGGTGGTCATCGAGATCAATCCCCGCACCTCGCGCTCGTCGGCCCTGGCCTCCAAGGCGACGGGCTTTCCCATCGCCCTGGTTTCGGCCCAGCTGGCCGCCGGCCTGACCCTCGACGAGATCCCCTACTGGCGCGACGGCACCCTGGAAAAATACACGCCTTCCGGCGACTACGTGGTGGTCAAGTTCGCCCGCTGGGCCTTCGAGAAGTTCAAGGGCGTGCACGACAAGCTCGGCACCCAGATGCGCGCCGTCGGCGAGGTCATGAGCATCGGCAAAAACTACAAGGAGGCCCTGCACAAGGCCATCCGTTCTCTGGAGAACGGCCGCTACGGCCTCGGCTTCGCCAAGAATTTCTATCAGAAATCCCTCGACGAGCTGCTGGAACTGTTGGCCGAACCTTCCAGCGAACGCCAGTTCATCCTCTACGAAGCCCTGCGCAAGGGCGCCGACATCGACCTGCTCTATGGCAAGACCTTCATCAAACCCTGGTTTCTGCAGCAGATGAAGGAACTGGTGGAGTTGGAGGAGGAAATCCTGCAGCACAAGGGGAGCCTGCCGCCCGACGCTCTGCTGATTCAGGCCAAGAAAGACGGCTTTGCCGACCGCTACCTGGCGCAGATCCTCGGGGTGCGCGAACAGGCGATCCGCGAGAAGCGCATCGCTCTTGGCATGGTCGAAGCCTGGGAGGCCGTACCCGTCAGCGGCGTCGAAAACGCCGCCTACTATTATTCCACCTACAATGCCCCCGACTCTGTGGCCGTCTCCGACCGCAAGAAGATCATGGTGCTGGGCGGCGGCCCCAACCGCATCGGCCAGGGGATCGAGTTCGACTACTGCTGCGTGCATACGGCCCTGGCCCTGCGCGAGGCGGGGTACGAGACCATCATGGTCAACTGCAATCCCGAGACGGTCTCCACCGACTACGACACCTCGGACAAACTCTACTTCGAACCGTTGACCGTCGAGGACGTGCTCTCCATCTACGAGAAAGAGAAGCCCGAAGGGGTGGTGGTGCAGTTTGGCGGTCAGACCCCGCTGAATATCGCCCGCGAGCTGGAAGCGGCGGGAGTGCCCATTCTCGGCACCAGCCCCGAGACCATCGACCAGGCCGAGGACCGCGACCTCTTCAACCAGACCATGATCAAGCTCGGCATTCCCCAACCCGAATCGGGCATGGCTGCTACCGAAGAGCAGGCGGTGCAGATTGCCGTCCGCATCGGCTATCCGCTCATCGTTCGTCCCTCCTTTGTCCTTGGGGGCCGGGCCATGGAGGTGGTGCATGACGAGGGGATGCTGCGCGAGTATCTGCAAAAAGCGGTGGAGATATCCCCCGAGCGCCCCATTCTCATCGACCGCTTTCTGCAGAACGCCATCGAGGCCGAAGCCGACGCCATCGCCGACGGCAAAGACGCCTTCGTGCCGGCAGTCATGGAGCACATCGAGCTGGCCGGCGTCCATTCCGGCGATTCGGCCTGTGTCATTCCGCCGGTCTCCATCCCGGCCAAACACATCGCCACCATCGAGGAATACACCCGGCGTATCGCCGTGGAGATGGGGGTGGTCGGGCTGATGAACATCCAGTACGCCATCGCCGACGACAAGGTGTACATCCTGGAAGCCAATCCCCGTGCCAGCCGCACCGTGCCGCTGGTCTCCAAGGTCTGCAACATCCCCATGCCGCGCCTCGCCGTGGCCGCCATGCTGGGACGAAAGCTCGCCGAGCAGGGGCTCGATCGGCGGCAGTTCGCTCATTTCGGGGTCAAGGAAGCGGTCTTCCCCTTTGGCATGTTCCCGGAAGTCGATCCTGTGCTGGGGCCGGAGATGCGTTCCACCGGTGAAGTGCTGGGTCTGGCTGGCAACTACGGCCTCGCCTATTTCAAGGCCCAGGAAGGAGCCAATGCGCCGCTGCCCCTGCAGGGGACGGTACTCATTACCGTGGCCGAGCATGACAAGGCCGAAGCCCTCAAGGCGGCGCGGCTCTTTGCCGAGCTGGGCTTTGCCATCCGCGCCACCGCCGGTACCCAGGCGTTTCTTTCCGCGCAGGGAATTGCGGCTGAGCGGATCAACAAGATGCA
The sequence above is a segment of the Desulfuromonas sp. KJ2020 genome. Coding sequences within it:
- the carB gene encoding carbamoyl-phosphate synthase large subunit — translated: MPQRNDVKKVLIIGSGPIVIGQACEFDYSGTQACKALRKLGYRIVLVNSNPATIMTDPGMADATYIEPLNVERLTEIIEKERPDALLPNLGGQTALNLSSELARRGILDRCGVRVIGVNLDAIKRGEDRETFKETMAGLGIETPRSEIATTLEQAQEIIGRIGLPVVIRPAYTMGGTGGGFAYNLEEFETIVSRGLAASPVSQVLIEESILGWEELELEVVRDAKNQKITVCFIENVDAVGVHTGDSFCTAPMLTIDADLQARLQDYAYRIVDAIEVIGGTNVQFAYDPKSGRVVVIEINPRTSRSSALASKATGFPIALVSAQLAAGLTLDEIPYWRDGTLEKYTPSGDYVVVKFARWAFEKFKGVHDKLGTQMRAVGEVMSIGKNYKEALHKAIRSLENGRYGLGFAKNFYQKSLDELLELLAEPSSERQFILYEALRKGADIDLLYGKTFIKPWFLQQMKELVELEEEILQHKGSLPPDALLIQAKKDGFADRYLAQILGVREQAIREKRIALGMVEAWEAVPVSGVENAAYYYSTYNAPDSVAVSDRKKIMVLGGGPNRIGQGIEFDYCCVHTALALREAGYETIMVNCNPETVSTDYDTSDKLYFEPLTVEDVLSIYEKEKPEGVVVQFGGQTPLNIARELEAAGVPILGTSPETIDQAEDRDLFNQTMIKLGIPQPESGMAATEEQAVQIAVRIGYPLIVRPSFVLGGRAMEVVHDEGMLREYLQKAVEISPERPILIDRFLQNAIEAEADAIADGKDAFVPAVMEHIELAGVHSGDSACVIPPVSIPAKHIATIEEYTRRIAVEMGVVGLMNIQYAIADDKVYILEANPRASRTVPLVSKVCNIPMPRLAVAAMLGRKLAEQGLDRRQFAHFGVKEAVFPFGMFPEVDPVLGPEMRSTGEVLGLAGNYGLAYFKAQEGANAPLPLQGTVLITVAEHDKAEALKAARLFAELGFAIRATAGTQAFLSAQGIAAERINKMHEGRPNIADAIKNGEIQLVINTPVGKLSAHDDSYIRKAAIRYKVPYITTTAAALAAAKGIAACRQGQETVRSLQEYHAAFH
- a CDS encoding aminotransferase class IV is translated as MGYVYLNGRFVESEQATVSVFDQGFLYGDGIFESFRSVGDRLYQFAQHYQRLLQSAEALCYPLTFSQTELEDILLELRRKNGLNDAYYRITITRGKGQIGFQRDMNNDLTCLVVGTEFKGFDPIHYRQGIPLRVAHTRRNAPEAISPKIKSISNLNSLLGKLEARAAGAFEVIMLNNRGHICEGASSNIFWAKDDWIFTPDVSTGLLEGVTRSTIMRLCEEVLNLRVITGEFRLQDLKFSDEVFITSTSLEVMPVVRVDDFTIKQGLAGPIAHRLRQELHRDMGKES
- the rpsU gene encoding 30S ribosomal protein S21 translates to MEIKVIDGNLVKAMKVMKRKLQQEGLFRDMKARRFYEKPSVKRKRKQKEALRRERKRLSKLKRFY
- a CDS encoding KamA family radical SAM protein yields the protein MKNQAMKQQEDEVINWQDQMKNFVNTIDRVKEYVNLTPEEEEVLRNNKTVWGATPHYASLMDPDDPACPIRRQIIPSRQEQENRFGMDDYLMWKENRATDEVRPDSIARQYQNRVAFTVTQTCGIYCRHCFRKELVVDGSLSLDFNVDEGLQWIAEHPEVRDVLITGGDPFLLSDEQIDYLIRKLRELPHIEMIRFGTRTPIVLPQRITPSLMKVLGGFHKVPIWINTQCNHPRELTEETARAVYNLLSCGVNVGNQAVLLKGINDDVETFRELHEKLLATRIRPYYVFYCEAAPGIDHFRTPVEKGSQLIRDALRGHTTGLAQPMHVIATNIGKIPLMPDYYIQGKNDKEYTLRNHRGDTTTIPNVPE
- a CDS encoding GSU3529 family protein — translated: MDAFQRLTQVVRKQHEEGELPDFIVPLLMKVAQHPEDFAGREELVAKLAERVDQYETYSEMCCEKIGFGLEDIHRTLDELRVRY